In a genomic window of Shouchella clausii:
- a CDS encoding NfeD family protein codes for MGKWMKFALVSWLLACVLLPFQVLANQADSKNASIYVIPIEQTVERGLEAFLERSFSEAEENGADHIILNINTPGGAVDAAGHIANIINSTDIPVTAFINSEAISAGAYIALNADEIIMVPNGQIGSAGVIDGSGNAAEEKTQSLWISRMKTAASEHGPEGGRNPDYAEAMANAEFDVEGFPSGYLTLNAKQAYEVGYAEAIKDDLAGVLNYLGYDKEEVHVTEADVSIAEQIARFVTNPIVIPILLSIGSLGLIMELYSPGFGVPGIMGISALLLFFFGHMVAGFAGWESLILVVVGGVLLGIEFIAPGFGIFGLLGIGLIVGGFFMASFSTTVMVFSVGIALFVSIVAAIVLFVFFGDKGPWKRLVLSTQPTVEEGYLSVETDPSLVGMEGKALSVLRPAGIALIGDERLDVVSEGGYIEKGSSLKVIHVSGARVVVRKVDPVQTLKKEETD; via the coding sequence GTGGGCAAGTGGATGAAATTCGCCTTAGTGTCCTGGCTGCTGGCGTGTGTGCTTTTGCCGTTTCAGGTGCTTGCCAACCAAGCCGATTCAAAGAACGCGTCCATTTATGTAATTCCGATTGAACAAACGGTCGAACGGGGCCTTGAAGCCTTTCTTGAGCGCTCATTTTCAGAGGCTGAGGAAAACGGCGCGGACCATATCATTTTGAATATTAACACCCCAGGAGGCGCTGTCGACGCAGCTGGCCATATCGCTAATATTATCAATAGCACGGATATTCCTGTTACCGCCTTTATCAATAGTGAAGCGATTTCAGCAGGCGCTTATATTGCTTTAAATGCAGATGAAATCATCATGGTACCGAATGGCCAAATTGGGTCCGCTGGTGTGATTGATGGGTCTGGTAATGCAGCAGAAGAGAAAACCCAGTCTCTCTGGATCAGTCGCATGAAGACTGCCGCTAGTGAACATGGCCCTGAAGGCGGCCGGAATCCTGATTATGCAGAGGCGATGGCAAATGCTGAATTTGATGTAGAAGGGTTCCCTTCCGGTTATCTCACGCTAAATGCCAAACAGGCGTATGAAGTCGGCTATGCCGAAGCCATTAAGGATGATTTAGCAGGTGTGCTTAACTATTTAGGCTATGATAAAGAGGAAGTCCATGTGACGGAAGCGGATGTGAGCATTGCTGAACAGATTGCTCGGTTTGTGACGAATCCAATTGTCATTCCGATCTTGCTTTCGATTGGCAGTTTAGGCTTAATTATGGAACTGTACTCGCCAGGGTTTGGCGTCCCAGGTATTATGGGGATAAGCGCATTGCTACTATTCTTTTTTGGCCACATGGTTGCCGGTTTTGCTGGCTGGGAGTCCCTCATCTTAGTCGTTGTTGGGGGAGTGCTTCTCGGTATTGAATTTATAGCACCTGGGTTCGGCATATTTGGCCTTCTAGGAATTGGTTTAATCGTCGGCGGATTCTTTATGGCCTCTTTTTCGACGACGGTGATGGTTTTTTCGGTCGGTATTGCCTTGTTTGTGTCTATTGTGGCGGCTATTGTGTTGTTCGTGTTCTTTGGTGACAAAGGACCGTGGAAAAGGCTTGTCTTATCCACCCAGCCGACAGTAGAAGAAGGGTATCTCTCTGTAGAAACGGACCCGTCACTTGTCGGAATGGAAGGCAAAGCGCTTAGTGTCCTTCGACCAGCTGGTATTGCCCTGATAGGAGACGAGCGGCTTGACGTCGTTTCTGAAGGGGGCTATATTGAGAAAGGCAGTTCGCTCAAAGTGATTCATGTATCCGGTGCCCGTGTCGTTGTGCGGAAAGTAGATCCGGTACAGACATTAAAGAAGGAGGAGACAGACTAG